The following are from one region of the Paenibacillus sp. KS-LC4 genome:
- a CDS encoding S1 family peptidase: MLVVLVMMVSLIPSGYGTILGSSVVKAEESVNILSKAESNELKFRKEFGLDSSLVTVQNTIKNNEVGKYGVHLSPTEEAKLNLRIEYQEKVNSALTTILDEKLGSEYTLYIDQSNNGTYHIGVKNKGLFKLENLETLIDPLFTGEYKYRIETISYSESDLDETVTKINENLEYLKRQNIMVNQVYTDVINQRVNVGVVMVTEEKKKVLENLFGNMLNIQEAEESGNSNRATTSSTMKGGLKITYTSNSSSYKCSVGFMVKPPNGAKFAVTAGHCYGTNYQQGTNSIGSMVYYKNSGNTDAGMVGGGPSSVDYTGGGIYKTASTNDKYDRTQNASEDVVGEAICMSGASSDTNSVSCGTLNSKNYSATFSGTTFTKLRKASYTSVGGDSGGTVYGGTTLKGVNKGYSGSDGVYSHLEYVMSDLASSYGGAVHILF; encoded by the coding sequence TTGTTAGTTGTTTTAGTTATGATGGTTAGTTTAATACCAAGTGGCTACGGTACAATTTTGGGGTCTAGTGTAGTAAAGGCAGAAGAGAGTGTGAATATTTTAAGTAAAGCTGAATCAAATGAGTTAAAATTCAGAAAGGAATTTGGTTTAGACAGTAGTCTTGTAACCGTTCAAAATACAATTAAGAATAATGAAGTTGGAAAGTATGGTGTACACTTGTCACCAACTGAAGAAGCAAAGTTAAATCTAAGGATTGAATATCAAGAGAAAGTGAATTCGGCTCTCACAACAATTCTGGACGAAAAACTTGGAAGTGAATATACGCTATATATTGATCAGAGTAATAATGGGACTTATCATATTGGAGTAAAGAACAAAGGATTGTTCAAGTTAGAAAATCTTGAAACGTTAATAGATCCTTTATTTACTGGAGAGTATAAATATCGAATTGAAACTATCTCATATAGTGAAAGTGATCTAGACGAAACAGTTACTAAAATTAATGAAAATCTAGAGTATCTAAAAAGACAAAACATTATGGTTAATCAAGTATATACGGATGTTATTAACCAAAGAGTTAATGTTGGAGTAGTTATGGTAACTGAAGAGAAAAAAAAGGTGTTGGAAAACTTATTTGGAAATATGCTTAACATACAAGAAGCTGAGGAAAGTGGAAATAGTAATCGTGCAACTACTTCTTCTACAATGAAAGGTGGATTAAAAATAACCTATACAAGCAATTCATCATCTTATAAATGTTCGGTAGGTTTTATGGTTAAGCCCCCTAATGGTGCAAAGTTTGCAGTTACAGCTGGCCATTGCTATGGAACTAATTATCAACAAGGGACAAATTCAATTGGATCGATGGTTTATTATAAAAATAGTGGAAATACCGATGCTGGAATGGTAGGTGGTGGCCCATCTTCAGTAGATTATACAGGTGGAGGTATATATAAAACAGCTTCTACGAATGATAAATATGACAGGACACAAAATGCTTCCGAAGATGTAGTGGGTGAGGCTATTTGTATGTCAGGTGCATCTTCAGATACAAATTCGGTTTCATGCGGTACCCTAAATAGTAAAAATTATTCTGCTACTTTTTCAGGCACTACATTTACAAAATTAAGAAAAGCAAGTTATACTTCGGTTGGTGGCGATAGTGGCGGAACTGTTTATGGAGGTACTACTCTTAAAGGAGTAAATAAAGGGTACTCCGGTAGTGACGGAGTATATTCGCATCTGGAATACGTAATGAGTGATCTAGCCTCTTCCTACGGTGGAGCTGTTCATATCTTATTTTAG
- a CDS encoding GNAT family N-acetyltransferase, giving the protein MQQLDQIVPLLEQDTLTNITLLKMIEAYEASIISKLIRDSESSQWGLLLLLPVEAYPYDQQTYPGTDFIVFVAYTEQSLLPELLQAVPAGSRLVFKLQKEEYREQLARYYELEQARAYISYTCQDELTGSSAQQHKGLRHEDVVKQEALAEELLPLLCSNGYTPEELHGYFAAGAYAFVIYREGEAAAGCFIFCNYNEVWEIAGVHTRERWRGQGLARQLVAAALEHLQQGGLRPRYHVLETNTASIGLAESLGLRPFMKLTHHTMRRPTAERQ; this is encoded by the coding sequence ATGCAGCAGCTGGATCAAATCGTGCCGCTTCTAGAACAGGACACGCTTACGAACATTACGCTGCTGAAAATGATCGAGGCTTACGAGGCATCTATCATCAGCAAGCTCATTAGGGACTCTGAATCGTCGCAATGGGGGCTGCTCCTGCTGCTGCCGGTCGAAGCTTATCCCTATGATCAGCAGACGTATCCCGGCACCGATTTTATCGTTTTTGTCGCGTATACGGAGCAGTCGCTGCTGCCCGAGCTGCTTCAGGCTGTTCCCGCAGGCTCCCGCCTTGTGTTCAAGCTGCAGAAGGAGGAGTACCGGGAACAGCTTGCCCGCTATTACGAGCTGGAGCAGGCAAGAGCTTATATTTCCTATACGTGCCAAGACGAGCTGACAGGCAGCAGCGCTCAGCAGCATAAAGGGCTTAGGCATGAGGACGTTGTGAAGCAGGAGGCGCTGGCAGAGGAACTGCTGCCGCTGCTTTGCAGCAACGGTTATACGCCGGAAGAGCTGCACGGCTATTTTGCCGCAGGCGCATATGCCTTCGTCATCTACCGGGAAGGTGAAGCTGCTGCGGGTTGTTTTATTTTTTGCAATTATAATGAAGTTTGGGAAATTGCGGGTGTACATACCCGGGAGCGCTGGCGTGGGCAAGGCTTGGCGAGGCAGCTTGTGGCTGCCGCCTTGGAGCATTTGCAGCAGGGCGGATTAAGACCGAGATACCATGTGCTGGAGACGAACACCGCCTCAATCGGACTCGCCGAGTCGCTGGGTCTCCGGCCCTTCATGAAGCTGACGCATCATACGATGCGAAGACCAACCGCGGAACGGCAGTAA
- a CDS encoding DinB family protein, with the protein MSNRPSIHDYNPFYQTYIEKVPEGSIKDVLLAAYDTTSELLASIPEERGDFKYAEGKWSIKEVIGHINDTERVMSYRLLRVSRGDTTPLPGFEQEVFVAGARFSEYTIQELTEEYRVIRQSTLKLLSKLSDEELARRGNASNSEVTALALAYIIAGHELHHLNVLKERYFID; encoded by the coding sequence ATGAGCAATCGACCTTCTATTCATGACTATAACCCTTTTTATCAAACGTACATTGAAAAGGTGCCGGAAGGCAGCATTAAGGATGTGCTGCTTGCGGCTTACGATACGACAAGCGAGCTGCTCGCGAGCATCCCAGAGGAGCGCGGCGACTTTAAATACGCAGAGGGCAAATGGAGCATAAAGGAAGTCATTGGCCATATTAATGATACCGAGCGCGTCATGAGCTATCGCCTGCTGCGGGTGTCGCGGGGCGATACGACGCCGCTGCCTGGCTTTGAGCAGGAGGTGTTTGTGGCGGGCGCGAGGTTTAGCGAGTATACGATTCAGGAGCTGACCGAGGAATATCGGGTAATCAGGCAATCGACGCTTAAGCTGCTTAGCAAGCTTTCCGATGAGGAGCTGGCACGGCGCGGCAACGCAAGCAATTCTGAGGTAACGGCACTGGCTCTCGCCTACATTATCGCTGGTCACGAGCTGCACCATTTGAACGTTTTGAAGGAACGATATTTCATTGACTAG
- a CDS encoding ABC transporter permease produces MSKLATAETDRSPSGWKIIWREIIRDKVAFASFLFLGLIIIFVYGISLVLDQKQIVTVDLFSLYKPPSAEFWLGTDYGGRDVFGQLIIGTRNSLSIGIIVTLMTGIVGILIGLLSGYFGGSIDNVFMRFVDFFMILPTLMIVIAFVTAVPKYSIISFSLIMTAFLWMGIARLIRSKALQERELDYIQASRTLGSSHLKIMFTQLLPNLSSIIIVTMTLNLAANIGLESGLSFLGFGFPESTPSLGTLVSYARNPQTLESRWWIWLPASVLILVLMLSINNVGQALKRATDARQRKG; encoded by the coding sequence ATGAGCAAGCTTGCAACCGCCGAGACGGACCGAAGCCCCTCCGGCTGGAAAATCATTTGGCGGGAAATTATTCGCGATAAGGTAGCATTTGCTTCCTTTCTTTTTCTAGGACTCATCATTATCTTTGTTTATGGCATTTCGCTTGTGCTGGATCAGAAGCAGATCGTGACCGTTGATTTGTTCTCGCTGTACAAGCCGCCTTCCGCCGAGTTTTGGCTGGGGACGGACTATGGCGGCCGCGACGTATTTGGGCAGCTGATCATCGGTACGCGCAACTCCTTGTCCATCGGCATTATTGTGACGCTGATGACCGGAATAGTCGGCATTCTGATTGGACTGCTGTCAGGTTATTTTGGCGGCAGCATAGATAATGTGTTTATGCGCTTTGTCGATTTCTTTATGATTTTGCCGACGCTCATGATCGTTATTGCGTTCGTAACCGCTGTGCCTAAATACAGCATTATTTCGTTCTCGCTCATTATGACGGCATTTCTGTGGATGGGCATTGCCCGGCTGATTCGGTCGAAGGCGCTGCAGGAGCGCGAGCTGGATTACATCCAGGCGTCCAGAACGCTCGGCTCCTCCCACCTCAAAATCATGTTTACCCAGCTGCTGCCGAATCTCAGCTCCATTATTATTGTGACGATGACACTGAATCTGGCAGCGAACATCGGTCTTGAATCCGGCCTTTCCTTTCTTGGCTTTGGCTTTCCTGAAAGCACGCCGAGCCTCGGTACCTTAGTCAGCTATGCGAGAAACCCGCAAACCCTGGAGAGCAGATGGTGGATCTGGTTACCCGCGTCAGTGCTGATTTTGGTATTGATGTTGAGTATAAATAATGTTGGTCAAGCGCTGAAGCGCGCGACGGACGCAAGACAAAGAAAAGGCTAA
- a CDS encoding DEAD/DEAH box helicase, with the protein MSEASFKDYLLSEDITRALDSLGYKQPTLVQREVIPIALSKRDLTVKSHTVKSHTGSGKTAAYGIPICEMVEWDENRPQALILTPTRELADQVTEDITNIGRYKRIKATAIYGKQPFAPQRMQLTQKNHVVVGTPGRIMDHIEKDTIDLDKLRFLVIDEADEMLSMGFIEQLEMIIQELPKERVTLLFSATLPKDVERLCHRYMNDPVDIEMKGEGSTKAEIEHSLYTVRDNRKLQLLQDVTVMESPDSCIIYCRTQVNVDEVQRELTQLGYPIGKIHGGMEQDDRNRVMGEFRRGEFRYLVATDVAARGIDIDRITHVINYDFPMEKESYVHRAGRTGRAGNKGKAISFVTPNEDSFLANVEAYIGFKIRQVEAPPENIVDSRRESFELKLKASPELKQDKKSQLSADILKLHFNGGKKNKLRAVDFVGTIAKIEGMTAVDIGIITIEDNKTYVEILNGKGNLVLQAMKTTTVKGKLLKVQPARKL; encoded by the coding sequence ATGAGTGAAGCAAGCTTTAAGGATTATTTATTAAGTGAAGACATTACCCGGGCGCTGGATAGCTTAGGCTACAAGCAGCCGACTCTTGTACAACGCGAGGTAATTCCAATTGCGCTGAGCAAGCGCGATCTTACGGTCAAGTCGCATACGGTCAAGTCGCATACGGGCAGCGGCAAGACGGCAGCCTACGGCATTCCAATCTGTGAAATGGTCGAGTGGGACGAAAATCGGCCGCAGGCGCTCATATTGACACCGACCCGCGAGCTTGCTGATCAAGTAACCGAGGATATTACGAACATAGGCCGCTACAAGAGAATTAAAGCGACGGCTATTTATGGCAAGCAGCCCTTTGCCCCGCAGCGCATGCAGCTAACGCAAAAAAATCATGTGGTCGTCGGTACGCCGGGCCGCATTATGGATCATATTGAAAAAGATACGATTGACCTGGACAAGCTGCGCTTCCTCGTCATTGACGAGGCGGACGAAATGCTGAGCATGGGCTTCATCGAGCAGCTGGAAATGATTATTCAGGAGCTGCCCAAGGAGCGGGTGACGCTGCTGTTCTCCGCTACGCTGCCGAAGGATGTAGAGCGGCTGTGCCATCGTTACATGAATGATCCTGTTGATATTGAAATGAAAGGAGAGGGCAGTACGAAGGCTGAAATCGAGCATTCTCTGTATACGGTACGGGATAATCGCAAGCTGCAATTGCTGCAGGATGTGACCGTGATGGAAAGCCCGGATAGCTGCATTATTTATTGCCGGACTCAGGTGAATGTCGATGAGGTGCAGCGTGAGCTGACCCAGCTCGGTTATCCGATTGGCAAAATTCATGGCGGCATGGAGCAGGATGACCGCAATCGGGTCATGGGTGAGTTCCGCAGAGGTGAGTTCCGTTATTTGGTAGCGACTGATGTAGCGGCGCGAGGCATTGATATTGATCGGATTACCCATGTGATCAACTATGATTTTCCGATGGAGAAGGAAAGCTATGTCCACCGCGCGGGGAGAACTGGACGAGCTGGCAACAAGGGCAAGGCGATCTCGTTCGTGACGCCGAATGAGGATTCTTTTCTCGCGAATGTTGAGGCGTACATCGGGTTTAAAATACGGCAGGTAGAGGCTCCGCCCGAAAATATCGTGGACAGCCGCCGGGAAAGCTTTGAGCTGAAGCTGAAAGCAAGTCCCGAATTGAAGCAAGACAAAAAGTCACAGCTGAGTGCGGACATCCTCAAGCTGCATTTCAACGGCGGCAAGAAAAACAAGCTCAGAGCGGTTGATTTCGTCGGTACCATTGCGAAGATCGAGGGTATGACAGCTGTCGATATCGGCATAATTACGATTGAGGACAACAAGACCTATGTCGAGATTTTGAATGGCAAAGGCAACCTCGTGCTGCAAGCGATGAAAACTACGACGGTTAAAGGCAAGCTGCTTAAGGTGCAGCCAGCGCGGAAATTGTAG
- a CDS encoding oligopeptide ABC transporter substrate-binding protein, which produces MRKVMGARYVFVALMLVLALMLGACTSNGGSGVSESASPGASAEPAASASAAPAEEDGLYSIEDFNKVKINEGTALKGGSVTYGLVSDTPFEGTLNYNFYSGNPDAMVLQWFDEGLLTWDANYVYTNDGAATYEVAEDGRTFTFTIRDNVNWQDGKPVKAEDWLFAHEVIGNKAYDGPRYDSNFTNIEGMQDYHDGKAKTISGIKVLGDKKLQITYIQSTPSLLTGGVWIYPLAKHIFGDMDVAKMSASKEVREKPIGFGPFKVKSIVPGESVVYEKNADYWRGEPVLDEVVLKVINPTTVVQQLESGGVDLVDSFPVDQYPDNANMSNVEFLGMIDRAYTYIGFKLGTWDKEAKVVKPNDKAKMGDVNLRKAMWQAVDNDAVGKKFYHGLRWNATTLIPPSHPEFHDSTNKGVTYDPEAAKKLLDDAGYKLNGEFRTNPDGSELVINFISMTGGDIAEPLARYYVQSWAAIGLKVNLEMVEFNSFYDRVGSNGDDDPSVDVYQAAWSVGIDVDPAGLYGKDALYNFPRFETEENSRLLAEGVSEKAFDVAVRQGIYKEWQQYMVDQVPVFPTLYRSELSPVNKRIMNYAIGDGTGIYLYQLAVSQDKPVVATK; this is translated from the coding sequence ATGAGAAAGGTTATGGGGGCAAGGTATGTATTCGTTGCGCTGATGCTTGTGCTCGCGCTCATGCTGGGGGCATGTACATCAAATGGCGGAAGCGGGGTGTCAGAGAGTGCAAGTCCCGGGGCGAGCGCGGAGCCTGCGGCCAGCGCAAGTGCAGCACCGGCTGAAGAGGATGGTCTTTATTCTATTGAGGATTTTAACAAGGTGAAAATTAATGAAGGTACAGCGCTGAAGGGTGGCTCTGTCACCTACGGCTTGGTGTCCGATACACCATTTGAAGGTACGCTGAACTACAATTTCTATTCGGGCAACCCGGATGCGATGGTGCTCCAGTGGTTTGACGAGGGACTATTGACTTGGGATGCGAACTACGTCTATACGAATGATGGCGCAGCGACCTATGAGGTTGCTGAGGATGGCCGAACATTTACCTTTACGATTCGCGACAATGTGAACTGGCAGGACGGCAAGCCGGTAAAGGCTGAGGATTGGCTGTTCGCGCATGAGGTTATTGGCAACAAAGCTTATGACGGCCCGCGCTACGATTCCAATTTTACGAATATCGAAGGCATGCAGGACTACCATGACGGCAAGGCCAAAACGATTTCCGGCATTAAGGTGCTTGGAGACAAGAAGCTGCAAATTACGTATATTCAGTCTACACCGTCCCTGCTGACGGGCGGCGTTTGGATATATCCACTGGCAAAGCATATTTTTGGCGATATGGACGTAGCGAAAATGTCCGCCTCCAAGGAAGTGCGCGAGAAGCCGATCGGCTTCGGTCCTTTTAAAGTGAAATCAATTGTACCAGGCGAGTCCGTTGTGTACGAGAAAAATGCGGATTATTGGCGCGGAGAGCCCGTGTTGGATGAGGTTGTGCTGAAGGTCATCAACCCAACGACGGTTGTACAGCAGCTTGAGAGCGGCGGTGTTGATCTCGTCGATTCCTTCCCGGTTGACCAATATCCGGACAATGCGAACATGTCGAACGTCGAGTTTCTCGGCATGATTGACCGCGCGTATACGTATATCGGCTTTAAGCTTGGTACGTGGGATAAAGAAGCAAAGGTTGTTAAGCCGAATGATAAAGCGAAAATGGGCGATGTGAATTTGCGTAAGGCGATGTGGCAGGCAGTGGACAACGATGCTGTCGGCAAAAAGTTCTATCACGGTCTGCGCTGGAATGCGACAACGCTAATTCCACCGTCCCACCCAGAATTCCATGATTCTACGAACAAAGGTGTAACCTATGATCCGGAAGCGGCGAAAAAGCTGCTGGATGACGCAGGCTACAAATTGAACGGCGAATTCCGCACCAATCCGGATGGCAGCGAGCTGGTCATTAACTTTATTTCGATGACGGGCGGAGACATTGCGGAGCCGCTTGCCCGTTATTATGTGCAATCATGGGCGGCAATCGGTCTGAAGGTCAACCTTGAGATGGTCGAGTTCAACTCCTTCTACGATCGTGTTGGCTCTAATGGTGATGATGATCCTTCGGTTGATGTTTATCAAGCAGCATGGTCGGTTGGTATTGATGTCGATCCGGCTGGTCTATATGGCAAGGATGCGCTTTATAACTTCCCGCGTTTTGAGACGGAGGAGAACAGCAGGCTGCTTGCCGAGGGTGTCTCGGAGAAAGCCTTTGATGTAGCGGTACGCCAAGGCATTTATAAGGAATGGCAGCAATACATGGTGGATCAGGTGCCGGTATTCCCGACGCTGTACCGCTCTGAGCTTTCCCCTGTCAACAAGCGGATTATGAACTATGCGATTGGCGACGGCACAGGCATCTATTTGTATCAGCTGGCGGTTTCGCAGGATAAACCGGTTGTGGCAACGAAATAG
- the opp4B gene encoding oligopeptide ABC transporter permease, giving the protein MWKTIVRRIFIMIPQLFLLSVLVFLLAKAMPGDALTGLVDPSLDPAALEAQRERLGLNDPWHVQYWNWVIHALQGDFGQSFRFKMPVSELIGQRIFNTIWLSVATLILTYLIAIPLGITSGRYNDTWADRMITGYTYLGFAAPLFIFGLVMLWLFGFHFEWFPTGGSVKPGTEPGTAAYVISKIYHLLLPALSMALITTVTTVQLLRSEIIDTKQRDFILTARAKGASESRVYNRHILRNSLLPIAAFFGYEITGLIGGTVFIESIFSYPGMGQLFLSSISLRDFSVVTALVMLYGVASILGALISDIILSLVDPRIRIK; this is encoded by the coding sequence ATGTGGAAAACGATTGTTCGCCGTATATTTATTATGATTCCGCAATTATTTTTGCTTAGCGTTCTCGTCTTCTTGCTCGCTAAAGCGATGCCTGGCGATGCGCTCACCGGCCTTGTTGATCCGAGCCTTGATCCAGCGGCGCTGGAGGCGCAGCGCGAGCGGCTTGGCCTGAACGATCCTTGGCATGTGCAGTACTGGAACTGGGTGATCCATGCGCTGCAAGGCGACTTTGGACAATCGTTCCGCTTCAAGATGCCCGTGTCCGAGCTCATTGGCCAGCGCATTTTTAATACGATCTGGCTGTCGGTCGCTACGCTGATATTGACGTACTTAATCGCAATTCCGCTCGGCATTACGAGTGGCCGCTACAACGATACTTGGGCAGATCGCATGATTACGGGCTACACCTATTTGGGCTTTGCTGCACCGCTGTTTATTTTTGGCTTGGTCATGCTATGGCTGTTCGGCTTCCACTTCGAATGGTTCCCTACAGGCGGCAGCGTCAAGCCGGGAACGGAGCCTGGCACGGCTGCCTATGTAATCAGCAAAATCTATCATTTGCTGCTCCCCGCCTTGTCGATGGCGCTGATTACGACCGTCACGACGGTACAGCTGCTGCGCAGCGAAATTATTGATACGAAGCAGCGGGATTTTATTTTGACTGCAAGGGCCAAGGGTGCTTCGGAGTCCCGCGTCTACAATCGCCATATATTGCGCAACTCGCTGCTGCCGATTGCCGCTTTTTTCGGCTATGAGATTACGGGCTTGATCGGGGGCACCGTCTTTATCGAGAGCATCTTCAGCTATCCCGGCATGGGCCAGCTCTTCCTTAGCTCCATCTCCCTGCGGGATTTCAGCGTCGTGACGGCGCTGGTCATGCTGTATGGAGTCGCATCTATTTTGGGAGCTTTGATATCGGATATCATTTTGAGCCTTGTTGATCCCCGAATTCGGATTAAATAA
- a CDS encoding transglutaminase domain-containing protein, with protein sequence MKKMLLSLLVMCLLLTGCMSDAANGFDFSIKLLKYAWQTPEKLSVQQLKQKYGEASKKTIMPLYNVAKDRKFEFNFQSDLSKLDISKWEETITVHTDRQALPSSKMASFNRVIPVEGNKSMITVEPLDSGVLPLPSASSYEQLGWGNAPIYYLRIDYDMASTTPQRLEEPLIIPFTVQSKLPVPNLSYEISEDGRLKLVWDKITGISEYKVYQTFPEARKTDGIKSAPGKKSAFYMEKPVLIERVKGTELNDFGDTTYDQIVLDSGESFTLAQNTGAQGNFYVTAVSGGKESNFSVPVVTADLSSQLPTEVADEYEGELFGNTYEYVDDLPYSVEVKHTDGSISFKDIVYDTTKLAFEPSSPLRIPYSIKGTALTGVVWVEDVIEEDIEYIASWYEDEDGEDEGTANTGYVQPENTTYFIPDADVPTIITRFTKASSATDNLIDRQIENTRRVVAKGDKATVPTDKLLEKLHISADSALEEYLARSLMTGEEDISLMSFPEAQNTEVLIDVVEKVMYQNPYIIGLASYGYDYRTLTLYVSYENPVKELRAKQREIMQEAERIIAATITPEMSNEEKRLALYDYLNDTTVYDDEALDNAYKYNFRKVDPEFYDAYSTYGIMINKLGVCMSYAYTYKLLNDLAGVETIVVTGYLDGVPHAWNKVNIDGQWLNVDPTNNATNSDIPYMLYNANDATAINEEYMEDASYWLDDELDQFTGESNKYDYYVKNGLEVTSNKQYRIELKKLMQSGQEHIILRLSPEVDYSEMLDDTWDIVWEEAPDQYDDAEMYYMGSYVLLEL encoded by the coding sequence ATGAAAAAAATGCTGCTCAGCCTGCTGGTCATGTGCCTGCTGCTGACGGGCTGTATGTCAGATGCCGCCAATGGCTTTGATTTCAGCATTAAGCTGCTTAAATATGCTTGGCAAACGCCGGAGAAGCTGTCCGTGCAGCAGCTAAAGCAGAAATACGGCGAAGCCAGCAAGAAAACGATTATGCCGCTCTACAATGTAGCAAAAGATAGGAAGTTCGAGTTTAATTTCCAATCCGATTTGTCGAAGCTCGACATTTCAAAATGGGAGGAAACGATCACCGTTCATACAGACCGGCAGGCGCTGCCCTCCAGCAAAATGGCTTCATTCAACCGGGTCATCCCTGTAGAGGGCAACAAAAGCATGATTACGGTCGAGCCGCTGGATTCAGGCGTGCTGCCGCTTCCTTCCGCCTCCTCCTATGAGCAATTGGGCTGGGGAAATGCGCCGATTTATTATCTCCGTATTGATTATGATATGGCTTCCACTACGCCACAAAGGCTGGAGGAGCCGCTCATTATCCCATTCACGGTACAGTCCAAGCTGCCCGTTCCGAATCTCAGCTACGAAATTAGCGAGGATGGCCGGCTAAAGCTTGTCTGGGATAAAATAACAGGCATCAGCGAATACAAGGTGTATCAAACCTTTCCCGAGGCTCGGAAAACGGATGGCATAAAGAGCGCTCCCGGCAAAAAATCCGCTTTTTATATGGAAAAGCCTGTCCTGATTGAACGGGTCAAAGGAACGGAGCTGAACGATTTTGGCGATACCACTTACGACCAAATAGTGCTCGATAGTGGCGAGAGCTTTACACTCGCGCAAAATACTGGTGCACAGGGCAACTTCTATGTTACAGCCGTTTCAGGCGGCAAGGAATCCAACTTCAGCGTTCCGGTCGTGACGGCTGATCTGTCGAGCCAGCTTCCGACGGAGGTTGCCGACGAATATGAAGGAGAGCTGTTCGGCAACACCTACGAGTACGTGGATGATTTGCCCTACAGTGTCGAAGTAAAGCATACAGATGGCTCTATCAGCTTTAAGGACATCGTATATGACACGACTAAGCTTGCCTTTGAGCCATCGAGTCCCCTGCGTATTCCGTATTCCATTAAAGGCACAGCGCTGACAGGCGTCGTCTGGGTTGAAGACGTCATAGAGGAGGATATCGAATATATCGCTTCTTGGTATGAGGACGAGGATGGGGAAGACGAGGGTACAGCTAATACCGGCTATGTTCAGCCGGAGAATACGACCTATTTTATACCAGATGCCGATGTACCGACGATTATTACCCGCTTCACCAAAGCATCTTCAGCCACAGATAATCTGATTGATCGGCAAATCGAGAATACGCGCCGGGTTGTCGCCAAGGGCGATAAAGCAACCGTCCCCACCGACAAGCTGCTGGAGAAGCTGCATATTTCTGCTGACTCGGCACTGGAAGAATATTTGGCTCGCAGCTTGATGACCGGAGAGGAGGACATTTCGCTCATGTCCTTTCCTGAAGCGCAAAATACCGAGGTTCTCATAGATGTCGTCGAGAAGGTCATGTACCAAAATCCTTATATTATTGGGCTGGCAAGCTACGGCTACGATTACCGCACACTTACGCTTTATGTGTCCTACGAAAATCCCGTCAAGGAGCTGCGCGCGAAGCAGCGGGAAATTATGCAGGAGGCCGAGCGCATTATTGCAGCCACCATTACGCCTGAAATGAGCAACGAGGAAAAAAGGCTGGCGCTTTATGACTACTTGAACGATACGACGGTGTATGATGATGAGGCGCTGGATAATGCGTATAAATATAATTTTCGCAAGGTGGACCCGGAGTTTTATGATGCTTACAGCACCTATGGCATTATGATCAATAAGCTCGGCGTCTGCATGAGCTATGCCTACACCTACAAGCTGCTGAACGATCTCGCCGGGGTGGAGACGATTGTCGTAACCGGCTATTTGGATGGCGTTCCGCATGCGTGGAACAAGGTCAACATTGACGGACAGTGGCTGAACGTCGATCCGACCAACAATGCGACCAATTCTGACATTCCCTATATGCTGTATAACGCCAACGATGCTACGGCAATCAACGAGGAATATATGGAGGATGCCTCTTACTGGCTGGATGATGAGCTTGATCAATTTACGGGCGAGAGCAATAAATACGACTACTATGTGAAAAATGGCCTCGAAGTTACTTCCAATAAGCAGTATCGTATTGAATTGAAGAAGCTCATGCAAAGCGGGCAGGAGCACATTATTTTGCGCCTCTCCCCTGAGGTTGATTATTCAGAAATGCTGGATGACACATGGGATATTGTGTGGGAGGAAGCACCTGATCAATATGATGATGCCGAAATGTATTATATGGGCAGCTACGTGCTGCTGGAATTATAA